From the genome of Hydrogenophilus thermoluteolus, one region includes:
- a CDS encoding DMT family transporter produces the protein MSPFRLYAQLIAAMVMWGATWPAGRIVAQALDAPASAAAMRFTLAALVLWGIARLRGVPLTPRRPVVVLPEAGARGAPPDAAAAPSATRQTVPLTAPFGGGARSHPLSAAVRLAAMGFFGIFLYNLFFLYGLQHVTAGRGALVVALNPVVVAVTAWWLAGEPHGWRQHLGAVVALVGCLTVIGKGDPFALLTGAVGVGDWLILGCVATWTIYTFLGKKATQTFSPLAVTFWAALIGATLLWGVAAVQGEALGWRAWPQTVWLAVCFMGVLATALGYTWYSEAVHRLGAARAALFINLVPVAGVVTGWLLLDEPLSWPVLVGGLLVLTGVTLTTQKPKERGSVTE, from the coding sequence GTGAGCCCGTTTCGTCTCTACGCTCAGCTCATTGCCGCGATGGTGATGTGGGGCGCAACGTGGCCAGCGGGCCGGATCGTGGCGCAAGCGCTCGATGCTCCGGCTTCCGCCGCTGCGATGCGATTCACGCTCGCAGCGCTGGTTTTGTGGGGGATCGCGCGGCTGCGTGGCGTGCCGCTCACCCCGCGGCGTCCGGTTGTCGTGCTGCCAGAGGCTGGTGCGAGGGGTGCCCCGCCGGATGCGGCGGCTGCGCCGTCGGCGACGCGGCAAACGGTACCCCTGACGGCACCCTTTGGGGGCGGGGCGCGGTCCCATCCCTTGTCTGCGGCGGTGCGCCTCGCGGCAATGGGCTTTTTCGGCATTTTTCTCTACAACCTCTTTTTTCTCTACGGGTTGCAGCATGTCACCGCGGGCCGAGGCGCGCTGGTGGTCGCGCTCAACCCCGTTGTGGTCGCGGTCACGGCGTGGTGGCTCGCAGGCGAACCGCACGGTTGGCGGCAACACCTCGGTGCGGTTGTGGCGCTGGTAGGGTGCCTCACCGTGATCGGCAAAGGAGACCCCTTTGCGCTGCTTACGGGCGCAGTTGGTGTGGGGGACTGGCTGATCCTGGGCTGCGTCGCCACCTGGACGATCTATACCTTCCTGGGCAAAAAGGCCACCCAGACTTTCTCCCCGCTTGCGGTGACCTTCTGGGCGGCGCTGATCGGCGCAACGCTCCTTTGGGGCGTGGCTGCCGTGCAAGGTGAAGCGCTCGGGTGGCGAGCGTGGCCACAGACGGTGTGGTTGGCGGTCTGCTTCATGGGGGTGCTGGCTACCGCGCTCGGCTACACTTGGTATTCGGAAGCGGTCCATCGTTTGGGTGCGGCGCGGGCGGCGCTCTTCATCAACTTGGTGCCGGTTGCCGGTGTCGTCACCGGTTGGCTGTTGTTGGACGAACCGCTTTCGTGGCCGGTGCTCGTAGGTGGCCTCCTGGTGCTCACCGGCGTGACGTTGACAACCCAAAAACCAAAGGAGCGAGGCAGTGTTACTGAGTGA
- a CDS encoding isovaleryl-CoA dehydrogenase, with protein sequence MAIPSLDMGLDETLVALRDSVRAFCDKEIAPRAAQIDQENQFPTDLWKKLGDLGVHGMTVSEAYGGVNMGYLAHIIVMEEISRASAAVGLSYGAHSNLCINQIHRNGTPEQKAKYLPKLVAGEWVGALAMSEPNAGSDVVSMQLRAEKRGDRWVLNGSKMWITNGGDADVLVVYAKTDPAAGPRGITAFLVEKGMKGFSAGTKLDKLGMRGSNTYPLFFDDCEVPEENVLGEVGGGVKVLMSGLDYERAVLAGGPLGIMDACMEVVVPYLHERKQFGQSIGEFQLMQGKLADLYATWSATRAFVYTVGRALDAHDHSRHLRKDCAAAILYAAEKATWMAGEAIQCLGGNGYINEYPTGRLWRDAKLYEIGAGTSEIRRWLIGRELMAETA encoded by the coding sequence ATGGCCATTCCTTCGCTCGACATGGGGTTGGATGAGACGCTGGTCGCGCTGCGCGATTCGGTGCGCGCCTTCTGTGACAAAGAGATCGCACCGCGCGCGGCACAGATCGACCAAGAGAATCAATTTCCGACCGACCTGTGGAAAAAGCTCGGTGATCTGGGTGTGCATGGAATGACGGTCTCCGAAGCGTACGGCGGCGTCAATATGGGGTACCTGGCGCACATCATCGTGATGGAAGAGATCAGCCGCGCCTCTGCTGCGGTGGGGCTCTCCTACGGGGCTCATTCCAACCTCTGCATCAATCAAATCCATCGCAACGGCACGCCGGAACAGAAAGCGAAATATCTCCCCAAGCTCGTCGCCGGCGAATGGGTCGGGGCGCTGGCGATGAGCGAACCGAACGCCGGTTCGGATGTGGTCTCGATGCAGTTGCGCGCCGAGAAACGGGGCGATCGCTGGGTGTTGAACGGCAGCAAGATGTGGATCACCAACGGGGGCGATGCCGACGTTCTGGTGGTCTATGCAAAGACCGACCCGGCAGCCGGGCCGCGGGGCATCACCGCGTTTCTCGTCGAAAAGGGGATGAAGGGCTTTTCGGCAGGCACGAAACTCGACAAACTGGGGATGCGCGGTTCGAACACCTACCCGCTCTTTTTCGATGACTGCGAAGTGCCGGAAGAGAACGTGCTCGGCGAAGTCGGGGGCGGGGTGAAGGTCTTGATGAGCGGGCTCGACTACGAACGCGCGGTGCTCGCCGGCGGTCCACTCGGGATCATGGATGCGTGCATGGAAGTGGTAGTACCCTATTTGCACGAGCGCAAACAGTTCGGGCAGTCGATCGGGGAATTCCAGTTGATGCAGGGCAAACTCGCCGATCTGTACGCCACCTGGAGCGCAACGCGGGCGTTCGTCTATACCGTGGGGCGCGCGCTCGATGCGCACGACCACAGCCGCCATCTGCGCAAAGATTGCGCGGCGGCGATCCTCTACGCTGCGGAAAAGGCCACTTGGATGGCAGGCGAAGCGATCCAGTGTCTGGGGGGCAACGGCTATATCAACGAATACCCGACGGGGCGCCTGTGGCGCGACGCGAAGCTCTACGAGATCGGCGCCGGAACCTCGGAGATTCGCCGCTGGCTGATCGGCCGTGAGTTGATGGCCGAGACGGCGTGA
- a CDS encoding enoyl-CoA hydratase/isomerase family protein, with protein sequence MSDTTLTIEERPVTGGVATWVWMNRPEVHNAFNAQVIAELTEAFQALSQTERVRVVILAGRGKSFSAGADLDWMKAAGAASEAENREDAMRLAEMLAAIATCRKPTIARVHGAALGGGMGLACACDICVASERAQFGTTEVRFGIIPSAISPYVLRAIGPRQALRYFQTGERIPAARALALGIAHEVAPETELDSVIDGLIAELVKGGPNALWEAKSLVAAVAHQPIDAALRAETAARIARVRATPEAREGLAAFLEKRPARWIAES encoded by the coding sequence ATGAGTGACACCACACTGACGATCGAAGAGCGGCCCGTGACGGGGGGTGTCGCGACTTGGGTTTGGATGAATCGCCCCGAGGTGCACAACGCTTTCAACGCGCAAGTGATCGCCGAGCTGACCGAAGCGTTTCAGGCCCTATCGCAAACCGAACGGGTGCGGGTGGTGATCCTTGCGGGGCGCGGCAAGAGCTTTTCCGCTGGGGCGGATCTCGACTGGATGAAAGCGGCGGGGGCGGCATCGGAAGCGGAAAACCGTGAAGACGCGATGCGGCTAGCCGAAATGCTCGCCGCGATCGCCACTTGCCGCAAACCGACCATCGCGCGGGTGCATGGCGCGGCGCTGGGCGGCGGGATGGGGCTGGCGTGCGCGTGCGACATCTGTGTCGCGAGCGAACGGGCGCAATTTGGCACCACCGAGGTCCGCTTCGGCATCATCCCGTCGGCGATCAGCCCCTACGTGTTGCGTGCGATCGGGCCGCGTCAAGCGCTGCGCTATTTTCAGACCGGCGAACGGATCCCGGCGGCGCGGGCGCTGGCGTTGGGCATCGCCCACGAGGTGGCACCCGAAACCGAACTCGACTCCGTGATCGACGGCCTCATCGCCGAACTCGTCAAAGGGGGGCCGAACGCACTCTGGGAGGCGAAGTCGCTCGTCGCGGCTGTCGCCCACCAACCGATCGACGCGGCGCTGCGCGCGGAAACCGCGGCGCGGATCGCGCGGGTGCGCGCGACCCCCGAAGCGCGTGAAGGGCTTGCGGCGTTCCTCGAAAAACGGCCAGCGCGTTGGATTGCCGAATCGTGA
- a CDS encoding MBL fold metallo-hydrolase has product MTPQQKDPKPLVYPFPEPPALATTIEVAPGIRWLRMPLPFALDHINLWLIEAHDGWTIVDTGYALPAAKEAWRIQLQHYRPNRVVVTHFHPDHIGLAAWLMAEYDLPLFMSHGELLSAFAAWLQAPGHGYRDMVAFFARHGLGTSEQEALLARGAAYPKGVPELPATYERLRAGDTLTLGETTWRVIVGYGHSPEHVSLYCPERKVLISGDMLLPKISTNVGVWAVAPHDDPLGDFLASLDAFTALPDETLVLPSHGLPFQGIAARVAALKAHHDARFAELLAACAKGPCTAAELVPILFPRALDAHQMVFALGETIAHLNHAWRRGLLRRAFASDGMIRFAYNHRSNNQGDPT; this is encoded by the coding sequence ATGACGCCCCAACAGAAAGACCCGAAACCACTGGTCTATCCATTTCCCGAACCCCCGGCACTCGCCACCACGATCGAGGTCGCACCGGGGATCCGCTGGCTGCGCATGCCACTTCCGTTCGCGCTCGACCACATCAACCTGTGGTTGATCGAAGCGCACGACGGCTGGACGATCGTCGACACCGGGTACGCGCTTCCCGCCGCGAAAGAGGCGTGGCGCATCCAGCTGCAGCACTACCGACCCAATCGGGTCGTCGTCACCCATTTCCACCCCGACCACATCGGGTTGGCTGCGTGGCTGATGGCCGAATACGACCTGCCGCTCTTCATGAGCCACGGAGAGCTCCTCTCTGCGTTCGCGGCGTGGCTGCAAGCACCAGGACACGGTTATCGCGACATGGTCGCCTTTTTCGCCCGCCACGGTTTGGGCACGAGCGAACAAGAGGCGTTGCTCGCGCGCGGCGCTGCGTACCCCAAAGGGGTTCCGGAACTGCCCGCCACCTATGAACGGCTGCGTGCGGGTGACACGCTCACGCTGGGCGAGACGACGTGGCGCGTGATCGTCGGCTACGGCCATTCGCCCGAACACGTGAGCCTCTATTGCCCCGAACGCAAAGTACTCATCTCTGGCGATATGTTGCTACCCAAGATCTCGACCAACGTCGGCGTCTGGGCCGTTGCGCCCCATGACGACCCGTTGGGCGACTTTCTGGCGTCGCTCGACGCGTTCACCGCCCTGCCCGACGAGACCCTGGTGCTCCCTTCCCACGGCCTCCCGTTTCAGGGGATCGCCGCGCGGGTGGCCGCGCTCAAGGCGCACCACGACGCCCGCTTTGCCGAACTCCTTGCTGCGTGCGCAAAGGGCCCTTGCACCGCTGCCGAGCTCGTCCCCATCCTCTTTCCGCGCGCACTCGACGCGCACCAGATGGTCTTTGCACTGGGCGAAACGATCGCGCACCTCAACCATGCATGGCGGCGCGGGCTGTTGCGCCGCGCCTTTGCTTCAGACGGTATGATACGATTTGCCTACAACCATCGTTCCAATAACCAGGGAGACCCCACATGA
- a CDS encoding 2-hydroxychromene-2-carboxylate isomerase translates to MVLDFYFDFSSPYGYLMAEMIEEVAQRHHATVVWRPFLLGAVYQKTGDKPLPAHPLKGPYMQRDFARSARFYGIPFRLPDPFPVSTHLAARAFYALNDGSSETAKRWAIAVYRAYFRDRRNIADAETLTAIARELGLDADALGAAMQSPEEKARLRAECDAAIERGVFGSPMVWINDEPFWGVDRLPQIERWLAEGPF, encoded by the coding sequence ATGGTGCTCGATTTTTATTTCGACTTTTCCTCGCCCTACGGCTACTTGATGGCCGAAATGATCGAGGAGGTGGCGCAACGGCACCACGCAACCGTCGTGTGGCGTCCGTTTCTGTTGGGTGCGGTCTACCAAAAGACCGGTGACAAACCGTTGCCGGCGCATCCGTTGAAAGGCCCGTACATGCAGCGCGATTTCGCGCGCTCCGCCCGTTTTTACGGCATTCCTTTCCGATTGCCCGACCCCTTCCCGGTCTCCACCCACCTGGCCGCGCGCGCTTTCTACGCGCTCAACGACGGGTCGAGCGAAACGGCAAAACGGTGGGCGATCGCGGTCTATCGCGCCTACTTCCGGGATAGGCGCAACATTGCCGACGCCGAGACGCTGACGGCGATTGCGCGCGAACTCGGGCTCGACGCCGACGCGCTCGGCGCCGCGATGCAGTCACCCGAAGAAAAAGCGCGGCTGCGCGCCGAATGTGACGCAGCAATCGAACGTGGCGTTTTTGGGTCGCCGATGGTGTGGATCAACGATGAGCCATTCTGGGGCGTCGATCGCTTGCCGCAGATCGAGCGTTGGTTGGCAGAAGGGCCGTTCTAG
- a CDS encoding MerR family transcriptional regulator — protein sequence MEQEKTYYTIGDLAREFRITPRTIRYYEEHGILNPRREGRQRIYTRADRTRLKLTLRGKRLGLSLAQIKELLDMYDGMHNSPAQIREFLRVLAERRAALEQQRRDIEAVLTEIDQLEAQCHAALAEAGAQAVAVP from the coding sequence ATGGAACAGGAGAAAACGTACTATACCATCGGCGATTTGGCGCGGGAGTTCCGGATCACGCCGCGTACCATCCGCTACTACGAAGAGCATGGGATCCTCAATCCCCGCCGGGAAGGGCGGCAACGGATCTATACCCGTGCCGACCGCACCCGTCTCAAATTGACGCTGCGCGGCAAACGGTTGGGGTTGTCGCTGGCGCAAATCAAAGAGCTCTTGGACATGTACGACGGGATGCACAACTCCCCCGCGCAGATCCGGGAGTTTTTGCGGGTGCTGGCGGAACGGCGCGCTGCTTTGGAGCAGCAACGGCGCGATATCGAGGCGGTGTTGACCGAAATCGATCAACTCGAGGCGCAATGCCACGCGGCGTTGGCCGAAGCCGGGGCGCAAGCGGTTGCGGTACCTTGA
- a CDS encoding carboxyl transferase domain-containing protein, with amino-acid sequence MKRIETRIDVKSETFQTNARAMRELVDDLRALSARIREGGGAAARSKHVARGKLLPRERIDVLLDPGSPFLEIGQLAAYGCYDDEAPSAGMVAGVGRIAGVECMIVANDATVKGGTYYPLTVKKHLRAQEIAEQNRLPCVYLVDSGGAFLPLQDEVFPDRHHFGRIFYNQARMSAQGIPQIAVVLGSCTAGGAYVPAMSDETVIVKNQGTIFLGGPPLVKAATGEVVTAEELGGGDVHTRISGVADHLAENDHHALTLARRIVSHLNWRKPVELALGSAEPPAYDPEELYGVVPVDLRKPYDVREVIARLVDGSRFDEFKARYGTTLVTGFAELFGYPVGIVANNGILFSESALKGAHFIELCAQRGIPLLFLQNITGFMVGKKYEHGGIAKDGAKMVTAVACAEVPKITTIIGGSFGAGNYGMCGRAYSPRFLWTWPNSRISVMGGEQAASVLAQVRRDAIEAKGGTWSVEDEEAFKAPIRAQYERQGHPYYASARLWDDGVIDPAETRRVLGLSLSAALNAPIQPTRFGVFRM; translated from the coding sequence ATGAAACGAATCGAAACCCGGATCGACGTCAAATCGGAAACGTTCCAGACCAACGCGCGCGCGATGCGCGAATTGGTAGACGATCTGCGCGCGCTCTCCGCGCGGATTCGCGAAGGCGGTGGCGCGGCCGCGCGTTCGAAACATGTCGCACGCGGCAAATTGTTGCCGCGCGAACGCATCGACGTGCTGCTCGACCCCGGTTCGCCGTTTTTGGAGATCGGGCAGCTCGCTGCATACGGCTGCTACGACGACGAAGCCCCATCCGCCGGGATGGTTGCGGGGGTTGGTCGGATTGCCGGCGTCGAATGCATGATCGTCGCGAACGACGCGACCGTCAAAGGAGGGACCTACTACCCGCTCACGGTGAAGAAACACCTGCGGGCGCAAGAGATCGCGGAACAGAACCGCTTGCCATGCGTCTATCTGGTCGATTCGGGCGGCGCATTTTTGCCGCTCCAAGACGAAGTGTTCCCCGATCGCCACCACTTCGGCCGCATTTTCTACAATCAGGCGCGCATGAGCGCGCAGGGCATCCCGCAAATCGCGGTGGTGCTGGGCTCTTGCACCGCAGGCGGCGCCTATGTCCCGGCGATGAGCGACGAAACGGTGATCGTCAAAAACCAGGGGACGATCTTCCTGGGCGGTCCGCCACTCGTGAAAGCGGCAACCGGGGAGGTGGTCACCGCCGAAGAGCTGGGCGGTGGCGACGTGCATACCCGGATCTCTGGCGTTGCCGACCACTTGGCGGAGAACGACCACCATGCGCTGACGCTGGCGCGGCGCATCGTTTCGCACCTCAACTGGCGCAAACCGGTGGAGCTCGCGCTCGGCAGCGCCGAACCGCCGGCGTACGACCCGGAAGAGCTCTACGGTGTCGTTCCTGTGGATCTGCGCAAACCCTACGATGTGCGTGAGGTGATCGCGCGGCTCGTCGACGGTTCGCGCTTCGACGAATTCAAAGCGCGCTATGGCACCACGCTCGTCACCGGATTCGCTGAGCTGTTTGGCTACCCGGTCGGGATCGTCGCGAACAACGGCATCCTCTTTTCGGAGTCGGCGCTCAAAGGGGCGCACTTCATCGAACTGTGCGCACAGCGCGGTATCCCGCTCCTCTTTTTGCAGAACATCACCGGGTTCATGGTCGGGAAGAAGTACGAACACGGCGGCATCGCCAAAGACGGGGCGAAGATGGTCACCGCGGTGGCGTGTGCCGAAGTACCGAAAATCACCACGATCATCGGTGGATCGTTCGGTGCCGGAAATTACGGGATGTGCGGCCGCGCCTACTCGCCCCGTTTTCTCTGGACCTGGCCCAATAGCCGCATCTCGGTGATGGGAGGCGAACAAGCCGCGAGTGTGCTCGCGCAGGTGCGGCGCGACGCGATCGAAGCCAAAGGCGGAACGTGGTCTGTGGAAGACGAAGAAGCGTTCAAAGCGCCGATACGCGCGCAATATGAGCGGCAAGGGCACCCCTACTACGCAAGCGCGCGGCTGTGGGACGACGGCGTGATCGACCCGGCCGAAACGCGCCGCGTGTTGGGGCTGTCGCTCTCGGCTGCGCTCAACGCCCCGATCCAACCGACGCGCTTTGGCGTCTTCCGGATGTGA
- a CDS encoding acyl-CoA dehydrogenase family protein, translating into MIQHAIRDYVRERIVPFAAQWDRDHTFPRDALQGLGALGALGITVPAEWGGAGLDTLAAALVIEEVAAGDGATSTIVSVQNSLVNSILLKYGSDAQKSAWLPRLASGDALGCFCLTEPHVGSDAAAIRTRAERTADGWVLNGVKQFITTGKHADVAIVFAVTDPAAGKRGISCFLVPTATPGYVVSRIEEKLGQNASDTAQITFEDCRVPADALIGAEGQGYKIALSNLEGGRIGIAAQSVGMARAALAAALQYAKEREAFGQPIVHHQAVGFKLAEMATQIEAARQLVWHAAVKRDAGEPCLKEASMAKLFASEMAERVASAAIQVLGGYGYVRDFPVERIYRDVRVCQIYEGTSEIQKLVIARELVANGVA; encoded by the coding sequence ATGATCCAGCATGCGATCCGGGACTATGTGCGCGAACGCATCGTGCCGTTCGCGGCGCAGTGGGATCGCGACCATACCTTCCCCCGCGACGCGTTGCAGGGTTTGGGGGCGTTGGGCGCGTTGGGGATCACCGTACCCGCCGAATGGGGCGGCGCGGGGCTCGATACGCTGGCCGCCGCGCTCGTGATCGAAGAGGTGGCGGCGGGCGACGGCGCCACCTCGACGATCGTTTCGGTGCAAAATTCGTTGGTCAATTCGATCCTGCTCAAATACGGCTCGGACGCGCAGAAATCGGCTTGGTTGCCGCGGCTTGCAAGCGGTGATGCGCTTGGGTGCTTCTGTCTCACCGAACCGCACGTGGGTTCGGACGCCGCTGCGATCCGCACGCGTGCCGAACGCACCGCCGACGGCTGGGTATTGAACGGCGTGAAGCAATTCATCACCACGGGAAAACACGCCGATGTTGCGATCGTCTTCGCGGTGACCGACCCCGCTGCCGGTAAACGCGGCATCTCCTGTTTCCTCGTGCCTACCGCCACACCCGGTTACGTGGTGAGTCGAATCGAGGAAAAATTGGGGCAAAACGCAAGCGACACGGCACAGATCACGTTCGAGGATTGCCGCGTGCCCGCTGACGCGCTGATCGGCGCAGAAGGGCAAGGGTACAAGATCGCGCTCTCCAACCTGGAAGGGGGGCGGATCGGGATTGCGGCGCAGAGCGTCGGGATGGCGCGCGCGGCACTTGCTGCGGCGCTGCAATACGCGAAAGAGCGCGAAGCGTTTGGCCAACCGATCGTGCACCATCAGGCGGTCGGGTTCAAACTGGCGGAGATGGCCACCCAAATCGAAGCGGCGCGGCAACTCGTCTGGCATGCCGCCGTGAAGCGCGACGCGGGCGAACCGTGCCTCAAAGAGGCGTCGATGGCTAAGCTCTTCGCTTCCGAAATGGCAGAACGGGTGGCGTCGGCGGCGATCCAAGTGCTGGGCGGATACGGCTACGTGCGCGATTTCCCTGTAGAACGGATCTACCGCGACGTGCGCGTCTGCCAGATTTACGAAGGGACGAGCGAAATCCAAAAACTCGTGATCGCGCGCGAGCTCGTCGCGAACGGGGTCGCATGA
- a CDS encoding acetyl-CoA C-acetyltransferase produces the protein MSKNANDIVIVAAARTPMGAFQGDLAALTGPQLGAAAIRAAVARANLAPEQVDEVLMGNVLQAGEGQAPARQAALGAGLPKSVGCTTVHKVCGSGMKAQMLAFDALKAESYDVVVAGGMESMSNAPYLLPKARSGMRLGHGQVLDHMFYDGLEDAYDKGRLMGTFAEDTAQHYGFTREQQDAYAIESTQRAIRAIQSGAFEWEIEPVTITDRGGERVVKIDEQPLKAKLDKIPLLKPAFRKDGTVTAANASSISDGAAALVLMRRETAEQLGCTPLARIVAHATHAHEPAWFTTAPVGAIEKVLAKAGWTADAVDLFEINEAFAVVTMAAMKELNLPHEKVNIHGGACALGHPIGASGARIVVTLIGALRHTGGKRGVASLCIGGGEATAMAIELE, from the coding sequence ATGAGCAAAAACGCCAACGATATCGTGATCGTTGCGGCGGCACGCACGCCCATGGGGGCTTTTCAGGGCGATCTGGCCGCACTCACCGGGCCGCAATTGGGTGCGGCAGCGATCCGCGCGGCGGTGGCGCGCGCGAACCTTGCGCCCGAACAGGTCGATGAGGTGCTGATGGGAAACGTCCTGCAAGCGGGGGAAGGGCAAGCGCCCGCGCGGCAAGCCGCATTGGGTGCAGGGCTGCCCAAGTCAGTGGGGTGCACCACCGTCCATAAGGTGTGCGGTTCGGGGATGAAAGCGCAGATGCTCGCGTTCGACGCACTCAAAGCGGAAAGCTACGACGTCGTCGTCGCGGGGGGGATGGAGTCGATGAGTAACGCCCCCTATCTGTTGCCCAAAGCGCGCAGTGGTATGCGTTTGGGGCACGGTCAGGTGCTCGACCACATGTTCTACGACGGGCTCGAGGACGCCTACGACAAAGGGCGCTTGATGGGCACCTTTGCCGAGGATACCGCACAGCACTACGGATTTACCCGCGAACAGCAGGACGCCTACGCGATCGAATCGACCCAGCGTGCGATCCGCGCGATTCAAAGCGGCGCGTTCGAATGGGAGATCGAACCGGTCACGATCACCGACCGTGGGGGTGAGCGGGTCGTGAAGATCGACGAACAGCCCCTCAAGGCGAAATTGGACAAAATTCCCTTGTTGAAGCCGGCGTTTCGCAAGGACGGAACGGTGACCGCGGCCAACGCGTCGTCGATCTCCGACGGTGCTGCGGCTTTGGTGTTGATGCGCCGGGAAACGGCAGAGCAGCTCGGGTGCACGCCGCTCGCACGGATCGTCGCACATGCGACCCACGCGCACGAGCCGGCGTGGTTTACCACCGCACCGGTTGGCGCAATCGAAAAGGTGCTCGCGAAAGCGGGGTGGACCGCGGATGCGGTCGATCTCTTCGAGATCAACGAAGCGTTTGCGGTGGTGACGATGGCGGCGATGAAAGAGCTGAACCTGCCGCACGAAAAGGTCAATATCCACGGGGGGGCGTGTGCGCTGGGCCACCCGATCGGCGCTTCGGGGGCGCGGATCGTGGTGACCCTGATCGGGGCGTTGCGCCACACCGGGGGCAAGCGTGGTGTTGCGAGCCTCTGCATCGGTGGGGGTGAAGCCACCGCGATGGCGATCGAACTCGAGTGA